One Kineococcus radiotolerans SRS30216 = ATCC BAA-149 DNA window includes the following coding sequences:
- a CDS encoding Mrp/NBP35 family ATP-binding protein: MPSTPAPESVRTAVLRALASVDDPELHRPITELGMVEGVDVGADGVVDVRVLLTIAACPMRDTLTRDVTAATRTVDGVRGVRVHLGEMTPDQRRELTTKVRGTTGAAPVIPFNQPGNLTRVYAVASGKGGVGKSSVTVNLAAAMAADGLRVGLLDADVHGFSVPRLLDVTGKPTKVGDMMIPPTAHGIRVMSIGMFVPGNQPVAWRGPMLHRALQQFASEVHWGDLDVLLLDLPPGTGDIAISVGQLLPRAEILVVTTPQVAAAEVAERAGSVAAQTEQRVVGVVENMSWLELPGGQRLEVFGSGGGATVAESLSQRLGTDVPLLAQVPMDVELREGGDAGTPVVLSHPDSPAAVVLRDLARTLARRPRGLAGRPLGVSVA, translated from the coding sequence ATGCCGAGCACGCCTGCCCCCGAGAGCGTGCGGACCGCGGTCCTGCGCGCCCTCGCCTCCGTCGACGACCCCGAGCTGCACCGTCCCATCACCGAGCTCGGCATGGTCGAGGGCGTCGACGTCGGCGCCGACGGGGTGGTGGACGTCCGGGTCCTGCTGACCATCGCCGCCTGCCCGATGCGCGACACCCTCACCCGCGACGTCACCGCCGCCACCCGCACCGTCGACGGCGTACGCGGGGTGCGCGTCCACCTCGGGGAGATGACCCCCGACCAGCGCCGCGAGCTCACGACCAAGGTCCGCGGGACCACGGGCGCCGCCCCCGTCATCCCCTTCAACCAGCCCGGCAACCTGACCCGCGTCTACGCCGTCGCCTCCGGCAAGGGCGGGGTCGGAAAGTCCAGCGTCACGGTCAACCTGGCCGCGGCCATGGCCGCCGACGGCCTGCGCGTCGGCCTCCTCGACGCCGACGTCCACGGCTTCTCCGTCCCGCGCCTGCTGGACGTGACGGGCAAGCCCACCAAGGTCGGCGACATGATGATCCCGCCGACCGCCCACGGGATCCGGGTCATGTCCATCGGCATGTTCGTGCCCGGCAACCAGCCGGTGGCCTGGCGCGGGCCGATGCTGCACCGCGCGCTGCAGCAGTTCGCCAGCGAGGTGCACTGGGGCGACCTGGACGTCCTGCTCCTGGACCTGCCCCCGGGGACCGGGGACATCGCGATCAGCGTCGGTCAGCTGCTGCCGCGCGCGGAGATCCTCGTCGTCACGACCCCGCAGGTCGCCGCGGCGGAGGTCGCCGAGCGGGCGGGGTCGGTCGCCGCGCAGACCGAGCAGCGGGTCGTCGGCGTCGTGGAGAACATGAGCTGGCTGGAGCTGCCCGGCGGGCAGCGCCTGGAGGTGTTCGGCTCCGGCGGCGGCGCCACCGTCGCGGAGTCGCTCTCGCAGCGGCTGGGCACCGACGTGCCGCTGCTGGCCCAGGTGCCGATGGACGTCGAGCTGCGCGAGGGCGGCGACGCCGGGACGCCCGTGGTGCTCTCGCACCCCGACTCCCCCGCCGCCGTCGTCCTGCGCGACCTGGCCCGCACGCTGGCCCGGCGACCGCGCGGGCTGGCCGGGCGGCCCCTGGGCGTCAGCGTCGCCTGA
- a CDS encoding twin-arginine translocation protein subunit TatB codes for MFGINGGEFIVLLVVALVVLGPERLPHYAEQLAGLVKSARRFAKGAQAQMREELGPEFDDIDWQKLDPRQYDPRRIVREALTEAWEDDDEAPVKKSPAAATGSGVDLGKKSSAPAAAPAPVPYDEDAT; via the coding sequence GTGTTCGGCATCAACGGGGGCGAGTTCATCGTCCTCCTCGTCGTGGCGCTCGTGGTCCTCGGACCGGAGCGTCTGCCCCACTACGCCGAGCAGCTGGCCGGTCTGGTCAAGTCCGCCCGGCGCTTCGCGAAGGGCGCCCAGGCGCAGATGCGCGAGGAGCTCGGCCCGGAGTTCGACGACATCGACTGGCAGAAGCTCGACCCGCGCCAGTACGACCCGCGCCGCATCGTCCGCGAAGCGCTGACCGAGGCGTGGGAGGACGACGACGAGGCGCCGGTGAAGAAGAGCCCCGCCGCGGCCACCGGCAGCGGGGTCGACCTGGGCAAGAAGTCGTCCGCGCCCGCCGCGGCCCCCGCGCCCGTCCCCTACGACGAGGACGCCACCTGA
- a CDS encoding S1C family serine protease, which produces MSAPSPPGGWDRPGDAPGDGRDPWSGPPTAPPPSAEQVWWRPEGPPPGHDAFPPHAPVDPGTAPGPGGHRRAGAPARRIVVGSGVLLLGVVGGFAGGLLQDEVGDSDGTYPAVAIASPSAGSTERPAGSVAGIAAAALPSVVALQVQGQEGTGTGSGFVLDTSAGGGGTFVLTNNHVVAGAYDDGVTVVFQDGAQAVGELVGADASYDLAVVRVERGGLRALPFGDSAAVVVGDPVVAVGAPLGLQGTVTEGIVSALNRPVSAGESGPDASYIQAIQTDAAINPGNSGGPLLNAAGEVIGINSAIAALPGAGGGQTTGSIGLGFSIPSEQARRTAEQLIRTGRAVHPIIGVSLDSSYTGEGVQILDSPGAVNPGGPGERAGLQPGDVVLAIDGRPVTEPAELIVDIRAREPGEQVTLTVRRDGRTTEVPVTLEADG; this is translated from the coding sequence ATGAGCGCACCGTCACCACCCGGGGGCTGGGACCGCCCCGGCGACGCCCCCGGCGACGGCCGCGACCCCTGGTCGGGCCCGCCCACCGCACCGCCGCCCTCGGCGGAGCAGGTGTGGTGGCGGCCCGAGGGGCCGCCTCCCGGTCACGACGCCTTCCCGCCCCACGCCCCGGTGGACCCGGGCACCGCCCCGGGACCCGGGGGGCACCGGCGCGCCGGGGCCCCCGCGCGCCGGATCGTCGTGGGCAGCGGCGTCCTGCTGCTCGGCGTCGTCGGCGGGTTCGCCGGCGGGCTGCTGCAGGACGAGGTCGGGGACTCCGACGGCACCTACCCCGCGGTCGCGATCGCCTCGCCCAGCGCCGGCAGCACCGAGCGGCCGGCGGGCTCCGTCGCCGGGATCGCGGCGGCCGCGCTGCCCAGCGTGGTGGCGCTGCAGGTGCAGGGGCAGGAGGGCACCGGGACGGGCTCCGGCTTCGTGCTGGACACCTCCGCCGGCGGGGGCGGCACCTTCGTCCTCACCAACAACCACGTGGTCGCCGGGGCCTACGACGACGGGGTGACCGTCGTCTTCCAGGACGGGGCCCAGGCCGTGGGCGAGCTCGTCGGGGCCGACGCCTCCTACGACCTCGCCGTCGTGCGGGTCGAGCGCGGCGGGTTGCGGGCGCTGCCGTTCGGCGACTCCGCCGCCGTCGTCGTGGGGGACCCCGTGGTGGCCGTCGGCGCCCCGCTGGGGCTGCAGGGGACGGTGACGGAGGGGATCGTCTCGGCCCTCAACCGGCCCGTCTCGGCCGGCGAGAGCGGCCCGGACGCCTCCTACATCCAGGCCATCCAGACCGACGCCGCGATCAACCCCGGCAACTCCGGCGGGCCGCTGCTGAACGCGGCCGGCGAGGTCATCGGGATCAACTCCGCCATCGCCGCTCTGCCCGGGGCCGGCGGGGGGCAGACGACGGGCAGCATCGGCCTGGGCTTCTCCATCCCCTCCGAGCAGGCCCGGCGCACCGCCGAGCAGCTCATCCGGACCGGTCGCGCCGTGCACCCGATCATCGGGGTGTCCCTGGACAGCTCCTACACGGGCGAGGGCGTGCAGATCCTGGACTCCCCGGGAGCGGTGAACCCCGGTGGTCCCGGGGAGCGGGCGGGCCTGCAGCCGGGCGACGTCGTGCTCGCCATCGACGGCCGCCCCGTGACCGAACCGGCGGAGCTCATCGTCGACATCCGGGCCCGGGAACCCGGCGAACAGGTGACGCTGACCGTCCGCCGCGACGGCCGGACCACCGAGGTGCCTGTCACGCTCGAAGCCGACGGTTAG
- a CDS encoding anti-sigma factor family protein, whose translation MSGPHLGARVSPLVDGRLAADAEARVAEHLRQCPECSEAVDAERLVRARVQALGVPPMSEDLVARLLDIGGPSGPLPPRDAPMAVPARPVVGVAPPSRTDATRGGGARRPATRSAALRVRRRPVAAALAGTFTLLGAGIVGALVLGGVPGGDAPAPVAELRTTPSASSTPVGRLLPAGPVGTPAPSAPTVLPTTTSTVAP comes from the coding sequence GTGAGCGGACCGCACCTCGGCGCCCGGGTCAGCCCCCTCGTCGACGGCCGCCTCGCCGCGGACGCCGAGGCGCGGGTCGCGGAACACCTGCGGCAGTGCCCGGAGTGCTCCGAGGCCGTCGACGCCGAGCGGCTCGTCCGCGCCCGCGTGCAGGCCCTCGGCGTCCCGCCGATGTCGGAGGACCTCGTGGCGCGGCTGCTGGACATCGGCGGCCCCAGCGGGCCGCTGCCCCCGCGCGACGCGCCGATGGCCGTCCCGGCCCGGCCGGTGGTGGGGGTCGCCCCGCCCTCGCGCACCGACGCGACCCGGGGCGGGGGGGCACGTCGTCCCGCGACCCGCTCCGCGGCCCTGCGGGTGCGCCGCCGCCCGGTGGCGGCCGCGCTGGCGGGGACGTTCACGCTGCTCGGGGCCGGGATCGTGGGCGCCCTCGTCCTGGGCGGGGTGCCCGGGGGCGACGCGCCCGCCCCGGTGGCGGAGCTGCGCACCACCCCCTCCGCCTCTAGCACCCCCGTCGGGCGCCTCCTGCCGGCCGGGCCCGTCGGGACCCCCGCGCCCAGCGCCCCCACCGTCCTGCCCACCACCACCTCGACCGTCGCGCCCTGA
- the sigE gene encoding RNA polymerase sigma factor SigE codes for MGAVAVPFAAPFPARSRRNPVSDDTGEPAGRAPVVDPATLSPAVAASTWVPPTWEEVVRDHSARVYRLAYRLTGNRHDAEDLTQEVFVRVFRSLSSYQPGTFEGWLHRITTNLFLDQVRRKQRIRFDALGDDANEKLPSTDVGPERAFEHRNLDDDVQRALDALPPDFRAVVVLCDIEGLSYEEIAATLGVKLGTVRSRIHRGRAQLRAALAHRAPRPSAPAPQLAYGEDGP; via the coding sequence ATGGGTGCAGTGGCGGTGCCGTTCGCGGCCCCCTTCCCCGCCCGTTCCAGGAGGAACCCCGTGAGCGACGACACCGGCGAGCCCGCCGGGCGTGCCCCGGTCGTCGACCCCGCGACGCTGTCGCCGGCGGTCGCGGCCTCGACGTGGGTGCCGCCGACGTGGGAGGAGGTCGTGCGCGACCACTCCGCGCGGGTGTACCGGCTGGCCTACCGCCTGACGGGGAACCGCCACGACGCCGAGGACCTCACCCAGGAGGTCTTCGTGCGGGTCTTCCGCTCGCTCTCCAGCTACCAGCCCGGCACCTTCGAGGGCTGGCTGCACCGGATCACGACGAACCTCTTCCTCGACCAGGTCCGGCGCAAGCAGCGGATCCGCTTCGACGCCCTGGGCGACGACGCGAACGAGAAGCTGCCCAGCACCGACGTCGGCCCCGAGCGCGCCTTCGAGCACCGCAACCTCGACGACGACGTCCAGCGCGCGCTGGACGCCCTGCCGCCGGACTTCCGCGCCGTGGTCGTCCTCTGCGACATCGAGGGGCTCTCCTACGAGGAGATCGCCGCCACGCTGGGCGTGAAGCTCGGCACCGTGCGCTCGCGCATCCACCGCGGCCGCGCCCAGCTGCGCGCCGCGCTGGCCCACCGCGCCCCCCGGCCCAGCGCCCCCGCCCCGCAGCTGGCCTACGGGGAGGACGGCCCGTGA
- a CDS encoding O-methyltransferase gives MPTPPSRQVKQPVSWAYAEQFVPEDEVLQRARARAAELGLEPVSPGVASVLTVLTAATRARTVVEVGTGTGVSTISLLRGMGEDGVVTTIDSDAEAQRAARESVADDGIRPNRARLINGRALEVLPRLTDAAYDLVLLDGDEREYSAYLEQALRLLRPGGLLVVDDALWKGRVTDPAARDASTTALREVGRTVLEDGHWYPSLLPTGDGLLLAVKHG, from the coding sequence GTGCCGACGCCTCCGTCCCGCCAGGTCAAGCAGCCCGTCAGCTGGGCCTACGCCGAGCAGTTCGTCCCCGAGGACGAGGTGCTGCAGCGGGCCCGGGCCCGGGCCGCCGAGCTGGGCCTGGAGCCCGTCTCCCCCGGCGTGGCCTCCGTCCTCACGGTGCTGACGGCCGCCACCCGCGCCCGCACGGTCGTCGAGGTCGGCACCGGGACCGGGGTCTCGACCATCAGCCTGCTGCGCGGCATGGGCGAGGACGGCGTCGTCACCACGATCGACTCCGACGCCGAGGCGCAGCGCGCGGCCCGCGAGAGCGTCGCCGACGACGGCATCCGCCCCAACCGGGCCCGTCTCATCAACGGCCGCGCCCTCGAGGTCCTCCCCCGCCTCACCGACGCCGCCTACGACCTCGTCCTCCTCGACGGCGACGAGCGCGAGTACTCCGCCTACCTCGAGCAGGCGCTGCGGCTGCTGCGCCCCGGCGGGCTGCTCGTCGTCGACGACGCCCTCTGGAAGGGCCGGGTCACCGACCCGGCCGCCCGCGACGCCTCGACCACCGCCCTGCGCGAGGTGGGGCGCACGGTCCTCGAGGACGGCCACTGGTACCCCTCGCTGCTGCCCACCGGCGACGGGCTCCTGCTCGCCGTCAAGCACGGCTAG
- a CDS encoding leucyl aminopeptidase family protein, whose protein sequence is MSTPTVTAAAPELRRWTPPVVEVRRGTPATADLSGIAVLAVPVAPGEGADTPLQPRPGAADAAVRHGIDLAAVCAAEAVTGAAATATRLPVPAPEGGPQRLVVVGVGDSSPTALRRSAAALARAAGTGDVATTLADGVGPAGTRAVVEGFLLASYSPPVTGRKAAAEPPARRLVLLGEVALADVRHAEATAAATVLTRDLAATPSNLKDPAWMVAQVHEVAAAARLKVEVRDADRLRREGFGGLLAVGAGSASEPALVQVGWTPRARPGVPHVVLVGKGITYDTGGLGLKPRESMVAMKTDMAGSAAVLAAVAAAARLKLPVRVTGLLALAENSLGASSYRPGDVVRHYGGRTTEVNNTDAEGRLVLGDALAYADAVLAPDVVVDVATLTGAAGLALGKRHAALFSPDDALADQLAAAAAATGERVWRMPLVEDYRPALASDLADARQVVTTPGFGAGAVVAALFLRPFAGGRRWAHLDIAGTGRADAAEHEVTRGPTGFGARLLVEWLESVAAGA, encoded by the coding sequence GTGAGCACCCCCACCGTCACCGCCGCCGCCCCCGAGCTGCGGCGCTGGACCCCGCCCGTCGTCGAGGTCCGCCGCGGGACGCCCGCGACCGCCGACCTGTCCGGGATCGCGGTGCTCGCCGTCCCCGTGGCCCCGGGCGAGGGGGCCGACACGCCCCTGCAGCCGCGCCCGGGGGCCGCCGACGCCGCCGTCCGCCACGGCATCGACCTCGCCGCCGTCTGCGCCGCCGAGGCGGTGACCGGCGCGGCCGCCACCGCGACGCGCCTGCCCGTGCCCGCCCCCGAGGGCGGCCCGCAGCGGCTCGTCGTCGTCGGGGTCGGCGACTCCTCGCCCACCGCCCTGCGCCGCAGCGCCGCCGCCCTGGCCCGGGCCGCGGGCACCGGGGACGTGGCCACGACGCTGGCCGACGGCGTCGGCCCCGCCGGCACCCGCGCCGTCGTCGAGGGGTTCCTCCTCGCCTCGTACTCCCCGCCGGTGACCGGGCGCAAGGCTGCCGCCGAGCCCCCCGCCCGCCGCCTCGTCCTGCTCGGGGAGGTCGCCCTCGCCGACGTCCGGCACGCCGAGGCCACTGCCGCCGCAACCGTCCTGACCCGCGACCTCGCCGCGACCCCCTCCAACCTCAAGGACCCGGCGTGGATGGTCGCCCAGGTCCACGAGGTCGCCGCCGCCGCCCGGCTGAAGGTCGAGGTCCGCGACGCGGACCGGCTGCGGCGCGAGGGGTTCGGGGGCCTGCTCGCCGTCGGGGCCGGCTCGGCGTCCGAGCCCGCCCTCGTCCAGGTCGGCTGGACCCCGCGCGCCCGCCCGGGCGTGCCGCACGTCGTCCTCGTCGGCAAGGGCATCACCTACGACACCGGCGGGCTGGGCCTGAAGCCGCGCGAGTCGATGGTCGCGATGAAGACGGACATGGCGGGCTCCGCCGCCGTCCTCGCCGCCGTCGCCGCCGCCGCCCGGCTCAAGCTGCCGGTCCGGGTCACGGGGCTGCTGGCGCTGGCCGAGAACTCCCTCGGCGCCTCGTCCTACCGCCCCGGCGACGTCGTCCGGCACTACGGCGGGCGCACCACCGAGGTCAACAACACCGACGCCGAGGGCCGGCTGGTCCTGGGCGACGCGCTGGCCTACGCCGACGCCGTCCTGGCCCCCGACGTCGTCGTCGACGTCGCGACCCTGACCGGCGCCGCGGGCCTGGCCCTGGGCAAGCGCCACGCCGCGCTGTTCTCCCCCGACGACGCCCTCGCCGACCAGCTCGCCGCGGCCGCGGCGGCGACGGGGGAGCGCGTGTGGCGGATGCCCCTGGTCGAGGACTACCGGCCGGCCCTCGCCTCCGACCTCGCCGACGCCCGCCAGGTCGTCACCACCCCCGGCTTCGGCGCCGGGGCCGTGGTCGCGGCGCTGTTCCTGCGCCCCTTCGCGGGCGGGCGCCGCTGGGCGCACCTCGACATCGCCGGCACCGGCCGCGCCGACGCCGCCGAGCACGAGGTCACGCGGGGGCCCACCGGCTTCGGGGCGCGGCTGCTGGTGGAGTGGCTGGAGTCGGTGGCCGCCGGCGCCTGA
- a CDS encoding DUF3117 domain-containing protein, giving the protein MAAMKPRTGDGPLEVTKEGRGIVLRMPLEGGGRLVVEMTPDEARALGEAITSVVG; this is encoded by the coding sequence ATGGCGGCCATGAAGCCGAGGACCGGGGACGGTCCGCTGGAGGTCACCAAGGAAGGGCGCGGCATCGTCCTTCGCATGCCGCTGGAAGGCGGTGGTCGTCTCGTGGTCGAGATGACGCCCGACGAAGCCAGGGCCCTCGGAGAGGCCATCACCTCGGTCGTGGGCTGA
- a CDS encoding SRPBCC family protein yields MAHRRGLNRTGAGRTVDFTARAEVSGRVRHVFDVLTDWPRQTAWVPATVVARPEGGPVGVVGERFVGTTTLGPWVLVDPMEVVARQTPDDDRPGRVSIVKTGDVFGGTVEMVVAPAGTTGGRVRIEWTEHLVVRPRGLALLAACGGALPGLVGRVAFEAVLRRARDDLHGPS; encoded by the coding sequence GTGGCGCACCGCCGAGGACTGAACCGGACCGGAGCGGGACGGACCGTCGACTTCACCGCCCGCGCCGAGGTGAGCGGGCGGGTGCGGCACGTCTTCGACGTCCTCACCGACTGGCCGCGCCAGACCGCCTGGGTGCCCGCCACCGTCGTGGCCCGGCCCGAGGGCGGCCCCGTGGGGGTCGTGGGGGAGCGCTTCGTGGGCACCACCACCCTGGGCCCGTGGGTCCTGGTGGACCCCATGGAGGTCGTGGCCCGCCAGACCCCCGACGACGACCGCCCCGGGCGGGTCTCCATCGTCAAGACCGGCGACGTCTTCGGCGGGACCGTCGAGATGGTCGTCGCCCCCGCCGGCACCACCGGCGGTCGCGTGCGCATCGAGTGGACCGAGCACCTCGTGGTGCGGCCGCGGGGGCTGGCCCTGCTCGCCGCCTGCGGCGGGGCGCTGCCGGGCCTGGTGGGCCGCGTGGCCTTCGAGGCGGTGCTGCGGCGCGCGCGGGACGACCTCCACGGCCCCTCGTGA
- a CDS encoding DivIVA domain-containing protein — protein sequence MTVVLLVLVLLAVGAVAAVVAGRVSGGLGPATSSRPYRGLPEGPVLAADVDAVRFSLGLRGYRMDEVDAVLDRLREEIRERDEELTAWRTAED from the coding sequence GTGACCGTGGTGCTGCTGGTCCTGGTGCTGCTGGCCGTGGGTGCCGTCGCGGCCGTCGTCGCCGGCCGCGTCAGCGGCGGCCTGGGCCCGGCCACCAGCAGCCGCCCCTACCGGGGCCTGCCCGAGGGGCCCGTGCTGGCCGCCGACGTCGACGCCGTGCGGTTCTCCCTGGGCCTGCGCGGGTACCGGATGGACGAGGTGGACGCCGTGCTGGACCGCCTGCGCGAGGAGATCCGCGAACGGGACGAGGAGCTGACCGCGTGGCGCACCGCCGAGGACTGA
- a CDS encoding TIGR00730 family Rossman fold protein: protein MSTICLYGSASGGIDPAHVELATTVGRLIGERGHDLVYGGGGTSVMGAAEAAARAAGARTTGVMPEALMALELPPAGLGELVVTADMRQRKAEMDARADAFVVLPGGLGTLEELFEIWVARTIGLHTKPLAVLDRAGHYAGLRTWLEGLVERGFARPLVFDCILWTEDPEEALDHLERAPRERVSLPSSEIVGTFVDFPPQPDGDPPRPPAGGGPS, encoded by the coding sequence GTGAGCACGATCTGCCTGTACGGCAGCGCCTCCGGCGGCATCGACCCCGCCCACGTCGAGCTCGCCACCACGGTGGGGCGCCTCATCGGCGAACGCGGCCACGACCTCGTCTACGGCGGGGGCGGGACCTCCGTCATGGGCGCGGCCGAGGCCGCCGCCCGCGCCGCCGGGGCCCGCACCACCGGCGTCATGCCGGAGGCGCTCATGGCCCTCGAGCTGCCGCCTGCGGGCCTGGGCGAGCTCGTCGTCACCGCCGACATGCGCCAGCGCAAGGCGGAGATGGACGCCCGCGCCGACGCGTTCGTCGTCCTGCCCGGCGGGCTGGGCACCCTGGAGGAGCTCTTCGAGATCTGGGTCGCGCGCACCATCGGCCTGCACACCAAGCCCTTGGCCGTCCTGGACCGCGCGGGCCACTACGCGGGTCTGCGGACCTGGCTGGAGGGCCTGGTCGAGCGCGGGTTCGCCCGGCCCCTGGTCTTCGACTGCATCCTCTGGACCGAGGACCCGGAGGAGGCGCTGGACCACCTGGAGCGGGCGCCGCGGGAGCGGGTGTCGCTGCCCAGCTCGGAGATCGTGGGGACCTTCGTCGACTTCCCGCCCCAGCCGGACGGGGACCCGCCGCGGCCCCCCGCCGGGGGTGGTCCCTCGTGA
- the dapE gene encoding succinyl-diaminopimelate desuccinylase: protein MTASPTALDLADPAIDVVELTRRVCDIPSVSGDERALADAVEAALRALPGLEVVRDGDAVVARTALGRAERVLLAGHLDTVPLTDPPNLPVRREQHPVDGDVLVGRGTCDMKGGVAVQLALARRVAAAGPAAPRDVTFVFYDHEEVEAARNGLGRLARNAPHLLAADFAVLLEPSSAVVEGGCNGTLRAEVTTTGKAAHSARAWRGSNAIHAAAPVLARLAAYQPREVEVEGLVFREGLNAVAVSGGIAGNVIPDRCVVTVNYRFAPAVDSAGAEAHVREVFEGFEVAVTDAADGAVPGLHLPAAADFVRRTGTQPLPKYGWTDVARFSALGVPAVNYGPGDNATAHADDERCRTAEVEQCLRVLTGWLLEGTGQEDA from the coding sequence GTGACCGCCTCGCCGACCGCGCTCGACCTCGCCGACCCCGCCATCGACGTCGTGGAACTGACCCGCCGGGTGTGCGACATCCCCTCCGTGAGCGGGGACGAGCGCGCCCTCGCCGACGCCGTCGAGGCCGCGCTGCGGGCCCTGCCGGGCCTGGAGGTCGTCCGCGACGGGGACGCCGTCGTCGCGCGCACCGCCCTGGGCCGCGCCGAGCGGGTGCTGCTGGCCGGCCACCTCGACACCGTCCCGCTCACCGACCCGCCCAACCTGCCGGTGCGCCGCGAGCAGCACCCCGTCGACGGCGACGTCCTCGTCGGCCGCGGCACCTGCGACATGAAGGGCGGGGTGGCCGTCCAGCTCGCCCTGGCCCGCCGCGTCGCGGCCGCCGGCCCCGCCGCCCCGCGCGACGTCACCTTCGTCTTCTACGACCACGAGGAGGTCGAGGCCGCCCGCAACGGCCTCGGCCGCCTGGCCCGCAACGCCCCCCACCTGCTCGCCGCCGACTTCGCCGTCCTGCTCGAACCGTCCTCCGCCGTCGTCGAGGGCGGCTGCAACGGCACCCTGCGCGCGGAGGTCACCACGACGGGGAAGGCCGCGCACTCCGCCCGCGCCTGGCGCGGCAGCAACGCCATCCACGCCGCCGCGCCGGTGCTGGCCCGGCTCGCGGCCTACCAGCCGCGCGAGGTCGAGGTCGAGGGCCTCGTCTTCCGCGAGGGGCTCAACGCCGTCGCCGTCAGCGGCGGCATCGCCGGCAACGTCATCCCCGACCGCTGCGTCGTCACCGTGAACTACCGCTTCGCCCCCGCCGTCGACTCCGCCGGGGCCGAGGCCCACGTGCGCGAGGTCTTCGAGGGGTTCGAGGTGGCCGTCACCGACGCCGCCGACGGGGCCGTGCCCGGGCTGCACCTGCCCGCGGCCGCCGACTTCGTGCGCCGCACCGGGACGCAGCCGCTGCCGAAGTACGGCTGGACCGACGTCGCGCGCTTCTCCGCCCTCGGGGTGCCAGCCGTCAACTACGGGCCGGGCGACAACGCCACCGCGCACGCCGACGACGAGCGCTGCCGGACCGCGGAGGTCGAGCAGTGCCTGCGGGTGCTCACCGGCTGGCTGCTCGAGGGCACCGGGCAGGAGGACGCGTGA
- the dapD gene encoding 2,3,4,5-tetrahydropyridine-2,6-dicarboxylate N-succinyltransferase — MSEQTGTGTAQQTDRGARRAWGHGLATVAADGTVLDVWYPFPELGPNPHTGSYGVPAELASLEDADPHRRVKQRVVTTEADLDTPPVDTADAYLRLHLLSHRLVAPHGLNLDGIFGVLANVVWTNHGPCAVEDFERTRLALRANVGPVTVLGIDKFPRMTDYVTPTGVRIADADRVRLGAHLAPGTTVMHEGFVNFNAGTVGVSMVEGRISAGVVVGDGSDVGGGASIMGTLSGGGKEVVSIGERTLLGANSGTGISLGDDCVVEAGTYITAGTKVTLLDRDGAVDRVVSARTLSGSDGLLFRRNSVTGQVEALPRRGVKVELNPALHAN, encoded by the coding sequence GTGAGCGAGCAGACGGGCACCGGCACCGCGCAGCAGACCGACCGGGGGGCGCGGCGCGCCTGGGGCCACGGCCTCGCCACGGTCGCGGCCGACGGGACGGTGCTCGACGTCTGGTACCCCTTCCCCGAGCTGGGTCCCAACCCGCACACGGGGTCCTACGGGGTCCCGGCCGAGCTGGCCTCGCTGGAGGACGCCGACCCGCACCGCCGGGTCAAGCAGCGCGTGGTGACGACCGAGGCCGACCTCGACACCCCGCCGGTCGACACCGCCGACGCCTACCTGCGCCTGCACCTGCTCTCCCACCGCCTGGTCGCCCCGCACGGGCTGAACCTGGACGGGATCTTCGGCGTGCTCGCCAACGTGGTGTGGACCAACCACGGCCCGTGCGCGGTGGAGGACTTCGAGCGCACCCGCCTGGCGCTGCGGGCCAACGTCGGCCCCGTGACGGTGCTGGGCATCGACAAGTTCCCGCGCATGACCGACTACGTGACGCCGACGGGGGTGCGCATCGCCGACGCCGACCGCGTGCGCCTGGGCGCGCACCTGGCCCCGGGCACCACGGTCATGCACGAGGGCTTCGTGAACTTCAACGCCGGCACGGTCGGGGTCTCGATGGTCGAGGGCCGCATCTCGGCCGGGGTCGTCGTGGGCGACGGCTCCGACGTCGGCGGCGGCGCCTCGATCATGGGGACGCTGTCGGGGGGCGGCAAGGAGGTCGTGAGCATCGGCGAGCGCACGCTGCTGGGGGCGAACTCCGGCACGGGCATCTCCCTGGGCGACGACTGCGTGGTGGAGGCGGGGACGTACATCACCGCCGGCACCAAGGTGACGCTGCTGGACCGCGACGGCGCCGTGGACCGGGTCGTGTCCGCGCGCACGCTGTCCGGTTCGGACGGGCTGCTGTTCCGCCGCAACTCCGTCACGGGCCAGGTCGAGGCCCTGCCCCGGCGGGGCGTGAAGGTGGAGCTGAACCCCGCCCTGCACGCCAACTGA